The following proteins are co-located in the Sphingomonas donggukensis genome:
- a CDS encoding EVE domain-containing protein encodes MAYWLLRSEPDAYSWDDLVRDGETEWNGVRNATARIHLKAMVPGDRAIFYHSNTERACVGVMEITRAWQPDGDDGKWASVAVKPVAPLPRPVPLADIKAEPKLAEMMMLKQSRLSCSAVTPEEWAVVMHMAGATDAAAA; translated from the coding sequence ATGGCGTACTGGTTGCTGCGGTCGGAGCCGGATGCGTACAGCTGGGACGATCTGGTGCGCGACGGCGAAACCGAATGGAACGGCGTCCGCAACGCGACGGCGCGCATCCACCTGAAGGCGATGGTGCCGGGCGACCGCGCGATCTTCTATCATTCGAACACCGAGCGCGCGTGCGTGGGCGTGATGGAGATTACGCGGGCCTGGCAGCCCGACGGCGACGACGGCAAATGGGCGAGCGTTGCGGTGAAGCCCGTCGCCCCCCTGCCCCGCCCGGTACCGCTGGCCGACATCAAGGCCGAGCCGAAGCTCGCCGAGATGATGATGCTGAAACAGTCGCGTCTGTCGTGCAGCGCGGTCACGCCTGAGGAATGGGCGGTAGTGATGCATATGGCGGGCGCGACGGACGCCGCAGCGGCGTGA
- a CDS encoding EF-hand domain-containing protein, which translates to MLVSALAISAPAFAQDATNASETAQPAKENAKQSSKKGKRTPAPLGTATPTVAAEDAPIAGAPVTDTTPAPAEQAAAPAPATQPATAPAETAAAAPTPAAPAATSEPAAPAAAVTGASQIAQVVNTEFPTYDKNADTNLDRNEFAAWMVALKTASDPATKASDPATVKWVDGAFASADADKSKAVSKDELTKYLSQGAG; encoded by the coding sequence ATGCTTGTCAGTGCCCTGGCGATTTCTGCCCCGGCGTTTGCGCAGGATGCGACGAATGCTTCGGAAACCGCGCAACCCGCGAAGGAAAATGCGAAGCAATCGTCCAAGAAGGGCAAGCGCACCCCGGCGCCGCTCGGCACCGCGACTCCGACCGTCGCAGCCGAAGATGCGCCGATCGCCGGTGCCCCGGTGACCGACACGACGCCCGCCCCGGCGGAGCAGGCGGCGGCGCCCGCGCCGGCGACCCAGCCCGCGACGGCACCTGCGGAAACCGCCGCTGCGGCCCCGACGCCGGCAGCGCCCGCGGCGACGTCCGAGCCTGCTGCCCCCGCCGCAGCGGTCACCGGTGCGAGCCAGATCGCGCAGGTCGTGAACACCGAGTTCCCGACCTATGACAAGAACGCCGATACCAACCTCGACCGCAACGAATTCGCGGCATGGATGGTGGCGCTGAAGACGGCGAGCGATCCCGCCACCAAGGCGAGCGATCCGGCGACCGTGAAATGGGTCGATGGCGCGTTCGCCTCTGCCGATGCCGACAAGTCGAAGGCGGTGTCGAAGGACGAGCTGACCAAATATCTGTCGCAGGGTGCGGGCTGA
- a CDS encoding PilZ domain-containing protein: MPRRDAFDTADAGREKSLSLAPYGRGMSAPATLDREARVSVMLSAEVERFGVSSVSMHRVRNLSRHGACIDQAGRFVRGQTIVVTVGTVAALGASVVWVSGEQAGLRFAQPIDVDAARAKAAIPPPPAANLRMPI, translated from the coding sequence GTGCCGCGTCGCGACGCCTTCGACACCGCCGACGCCGGGCGAGAGAAATCCTTAAGCCTCGCCCCCTATGGTCGCGGCATGTCCGCACCCGCCACCCTCGATCGCGAAGCCCGTGTCAGCGTGATGCTGTCGGCGGAAGTCGAGCGGTTCGGGGTCAGCTCGGTTTCGATGCACCGCGTGCGCAACCTGTCGCGCCACGGCGCGTGCATCGACCAGGCGGGACGCTTCGTGCGCGGGCAGACGATCGTGGTGACGGTCGGCACCGTGGCGGCGCTGGGGGCAAGCGTCGTGTGGGTGAGCGGCGAGCAGGCGGGCCTGCGGTTCGCGCAACCGATCGACGTCGATGCCGCGCGTGCCAAGGCCGCGATCCCGCCACCCCCCGCCGCCAACCTACGCATGCCGATTTGA
- a CDS encoding DUF3297 family protein produces MSDTPPDTLSNNPRSPHFNEDALRRGIGIRFKGAERKDVEEYSVSEGWIRVQLAKKVDRYGQPLTIKLTGPVEAWFENPAEDSEEA; encoded by the coding sequence ATGAGCGATACTCCCCCCGACACGCTGTCGAACAATCCGCGCAGCCCGCATTTCAACGAAGACGCGCTGCGCCGCGGCATCGGCATCCGCTTCAAGGGTGCCGAGCGCAAGGACGTCGAGGAATATTCGGTCAGCGAAGGCTGGATCCGCGTCCAGCTCGCCAAGAAGGTCGATCGCTACGGCCAGCCTCTGACGATCAAGCTGACCGGCCCGGTCGAGGCCTGGTTCGAGAATCCGGCCGAGGATTCGGAAGAGGCCTGA
- the purB gene encoding adenylosuccinate lyase, protein MIPRYSRPQMSAIWSPEARFRIWFEIEAHATEALADLGVVPRAAADALWAWWATAPAIDVAAIDAIEAVTRHDVIAFLTWVSEQVKAHSGEDWARFLHQGMTSSDVLDTALAVQLAQASDLLIADLDALLAAIRTRAFEHKLTPTIGRSHGIHAEPVTFGLKLAQAHAEFERCRARVVAARAEIATCAISGAVGTFANIDPRVELHVAEKLGLAVEPVSTQVIPRDRHAMFFATLGVVAGSIERLATEIRHLQRTEVLEAEEYFAPGQKGSSAMPHKRNPVLTENLTGLARMVRGYVTPALENVALWHERDISHSSVERYIGPDATITLDFALARLTGVIEKLVVYPARMHKNLDRMGGLVHSQRVLLALTQAGVSREDAYRLVQRNAMKVWESDGELSLLDLLKADTDVTAALSPEEIEARFDLDYHYKHVDAIFDRVFG, encoded by the coding sequence ATGATCCCCCGCTACTCGCGCCCGCAGATGTCCGCGATCTGGTCGCCCGAGGCGCGGTTCCGCATCTGGTTCGAGATCGAGGCGCATGCGACCGAGGCGCTGGCCGACCTGGGCGTAGTCCCCCGCGCCGCCGCCGACGCGCTGTGGGCGTGGTGGGCGACCGCCCCCGCCATCGACGTCGCCGCGATCGATGCGATCGAGGCGGTGACCAGGCACGACGTCATCGCGTTCCTGACGTGGGTCAGCGAGCAGGTGAAGGCGCATTCGGGCGAGGATTGGGCGCGGTTCCTGCACCAGGGCATGACGTCGTCCGACGTGCTCGACACGGCGCTGGCGGTGCAGTTGGCACAGGCGAGCGACCTGCTGATCGCGGATCTCGACGCGCTGCTGGCGGCGATCCGCACGCGCGCGTTCGAACACAAGCTGACGCCGACGATCGGGCGGAGCCACGGCATCCATGCCGAGCCGGTGACGTTCGGGCTGAAGCTGGCGCAGGCGCATGCCGAGTTCGAACGCTGCCGTGCGCGCGTCGTCGCGGCACGCGCAGAAATCGCGACGTGCGCGATTTCGGGCGCGGTCGGCACCTTCGCCAACATCGACCCGCGGGTCGAGCTGCACGTTGCGGAGAAACTGGGGCTCGCGGTCGAACCGGTGTCGACGCAGGTGATCCCGCGCGATCGCCACGCGATGTTCTTTGCGACTTTGGGCGTCGTCGCCGGCTCGATTGAGCGTCTGGCGACCGAAATCCGCCATCTGCAGCGAACCGAAGTGCTGGAGGCGGAGGAATATTTCGCGCCGGGGCAAAAGGGTTCGTCGGCGATGCCGCACAAGCGCAACCCGGTGCTGACCGAGAATCTGACCGGCCTTGCCCGGATGGTGCGCGGCTATGTCACGCCCGCGCTCGAGAACGTCGCGCTGTGGCATGAGCGCGACATCAGCCATTCGTCGGTCGAACGCTACATTGGCCCCGACGCGACGATCACGCTCGACTTCGCGCTGGCAAGGCTGACGGGCGTGATCGAGAAACTGGTCGTGTATCCGGCGCGGATGCACAAGAATCTCGACCGCATGGGCGGCCTCGTCCACTCGCAGCGCGTGTTGCTGGCGCTGACGCAGGCCGGGGTCAGCCGCGAGGACGCCTACCGGCTGGTCCAGCGCAACGCGATGAAGGTGTGGGAAAGCGACGGCGAACTGTCGCTGCTCGACCTGCTGAAGGCCGATACCGACGTCACCGCCGCACTGTCGCCGGAGGAAATCGAGGCCCGGTTCGACCTCGACTACCATTACAAGCACGTGGACGCGATCTTCGACCGCGTCTTCGGCTGA
- a CDS encoding glycine zipper 2TM domain-containing protein, whose amino-acid sequence MRNLFLAAGAAALLVPAALTVPVAAENQYSSADAQSRYRYREWRGRDGRYYCRKPNGTTGLVVGGVAGALVGRTIDTGGDRTVGTLLGAAAGAVAGREIERSGKRKSCR is encoded by the coding sequence ATGCGTAATCTGTTTCTGGCGGCTGGCGCCGCTGCACTGCTGGTTCCCGCCGCGCTGACCGTTCCGGTCGCTGCCGAGAACCAGTATTCGTCCGCCGACGCGCAGAGCCGCTATCGCTACCGGGAGTGGCGCGGTCGCGACGGTCGCTATTACTGCCGCAAGCCGAACGGCACCACCGGTCTGGTCGTCGGCGGCGTGGCCGGCGCGCTGGTCGGTCGCACGATCGACACCGGCGGTGACCGCACGGTCGGCACGCTGCTCGGTGCCGCAGCCGGCGCCGTTGCCGGTCGCGAGATCGAGCGCAGCGGCAAGCGCAA
- a CDS encoding dehydrogenase E1 component subunit alpha/beta codes for MGGSDAYGGRDGRRSGVIDAAEAVHAKFVARVRSGDLPAVGSDRAGLTREALAELFHSQVASRQLDRLSRRLQARGEGFYTIGSSGHEGNAAIARVARVTDMAFLHYRSAAFQIERSKQVEGETPTWDMLLSFAASSEDPIAGGRHKVIGSKRLNIPPQTSTIASHLPKAVGAAFALGIARRIGVTPDIPHDSVIIASFGDASANHSTAQGAFNTAGWAAHQGSPVPIVFVCEDNGIGISTKTPHGWIEAQFRHRAGLHYVACDGSDVVDAYRGAREAIDFARATRKPVFLHMATVRLYGHAGSDVQGVYRPKREIEAEEDRDPLLTTAALLIADGVPADDVLAIYDAAEVTLARAAEVAILRPKLSTSADVIASIVPPRVDRPTANAPSPEARTALFAKDAGAIDKPQHMARLLSWALADILLAHPNAIVAGEDVGPKGGVYNVTARLHERFGAARVVNTLLDEQSILGLAIGAAQIGLLPIPEIQFLAYVHNAEDQIRGEAATLSFFSNGQYTNPMVIRIAGLPYQKGFGGHFHNDNSLAVFRDIPGVVLAVPSNGADAVAMLRECVRLAHEEGRVVVFVEPIALYMTRDLHAEGDGLMTATYAAPADATPVRLGEVGVHGDGQALAIVTYGNGAYLSRQALPILADAGVAVRVIDLRWLAPMPEDALLAAVGDSDRVLVVDECRITGSQSEALMAFFTERTPAKRIARIAADDSFIPLGKGATLTLPSRDTIVAAAKALVEQPLALSPKGRGR; via the coding sequence ATGGGCGGTAGTGATGCATATGGCGGGCGCGACGGACGCCGCAGCGGCGTGATCGACGCCGCCGAAGCCGTCCACGCGAAATTCGTCGCGCGCGTGCGTTCGGGCGACCTGCCCGCAGTCGGCAGCGACCGCGCCGGGCTGACGCGCGAAGCCCTCGCCGAGCTGTTCCACAGCCAGGTCGCCAGCCGCCAGCTCGATCGCCTGTCACGCCGGTTGCAGGCGCGGGGCGAGGGTTTCTATACGATCGGCAGCTCGGGGCATGAGGGCAACGCCGCCATCGCCCGCGTCGCGCGCGTCACCGACATGGCGTTCCTCCACTATCGCTCCGCGGCGTTCCAGATCGAGCGGTCGAAGCAGGTCGAGGGCGAGACCCCGACCTGGGACATGCTGCTGAGCTTCGCGGCCTCGAGCGAAGACCCGATCGCCGGCGGGCGCCACAAGGTCATCGGTTCGAAGCGGCTGAACATCCCGCCGCAGACCAGCACCATCGCCTCGCACCTGCCCAAGGCGGTCGGTGCGGCCTTTGCGCTCGGCATCGCCCGACGGATTGGGGTGACGCCGGACATCCCGCACGATTCGGTCATCATCGCCAGTTTCGGCGACGCATCCGCCAACCACTCGACGGCGCAGGGCGCGTTCAACACCGCCGGCTGGGCCGCGCATCAGGGATCGCCGGTGCCGATCGTCTTCGTGTGCGAGGACAATGGCATCGGCATCTCGACCAAGACCCCGCATGGCTGGATCGAGGCGCAGTTCCGCCACCGCGCCGGGCTGCACTATGTCGCCTGCGACGGCAGCGATGTGGTCGACGCCTACCGCGGCGCGCGCGAGGCGATCGATTTCGCCCGCGCAACGCGCAAGCCGGTGTTCCTGCACATGGCGACCGTCCGTCTGTACGGCCACGCCGGCAGCGACGTGCAGGGCGTGTATCGCCCGAAACGCGAGATCGAGGCCGAGGAGGATCGCGATCCCCTGCTGACCACCGCCGCGCTGCTGATCGCCGACGGCGTGCCCGCCGACGACGTGCTTGCGATCTACGACGCGGCGGAAGTCACGCTGGCACGTGCGGCCGAAGTCGCGATCCTGCGCCCGAAGCTGTCGACCAGCGCCGACGTTATCGCGAGCATCGTGCCGCCGCGCGTCGATCGCCCGACCGCCAACGCCCCCTCGCCAGAAGCTCGCACCGCGCTGTTCGCCAAGGACGCCGGCGCCATCGACAAGCCGCAGCATATGGCGCGGCTGCTCAGCTGGGCGCTCGCGGACATCCTGCTCGCGCACCCCAACGCCATCGTCGCGGGTGAGGATGTGGGGCCAAAGGGCGGCGTCTATAACGTTACCGCGCGGCTGCACGAGCGGTTCGGCGCGGCGCGCGTCGTCAACACCCTGCTCGACGAACAGTCGATCCTCGGCCTCGCGATCGGGGCCGCGCAGATCGGGCTGCTGCCGATCCCCGAGATCCAGTTCCTCGCCTATGTCCACAATGCCGAGGACCAGATTCGCGGCGAGGCGGCGACGCTCAGCTTCTTCTCCAACGGCCAATATACCAACCCGATGGTGATCCGCATCGCCGGGCTGCCGTATCAGAAGGGGTTCGGCGGGCATTTCCACAACGACAATTCGCTGGCCGTCTTCCGCGACATTCCGGGCGTCGTGCTGGCGGTGCCGTCGAACGGGGCGGATGCGGTGGCGATGCTGCGTGAGTGCGTGCGGCTGGCGCATGAGGAGGGCCGCGTCGTCGTGTTCGTCGAGCCGATCGCGCTCTACATGACCCGCGACCTGCATGCCGAGGGCGACGGGCTGATGACCGCGACCTACGCCGCCCCCGCCGACGCGACGCCGGTGCGGCTGGGCGAGGTCGGCGTGCATGGCGACGGGCAGGCGCTCGCCATCGTGACCTACGGAAACGGCGCGTATCTGTCACGGCAGGCGCTGCCGATCCTCGCAGACGCGGGGGTCGCGGTGCGGGTGATCGACCTACGCTGGCTGGCGCCGATGCCCGAAGACGCGCTGCTCGCCGCGGTTGGCGATAGCGACCGTGTGCTGGTCGTCGACGAATGCCGCATCACCGGATCGCAGAGCGAGGCGCTGATGGCGTTCTTCACCGAACGCACGCCCGCCAAGCGCATCGCCCGCATCGCCGCCGACGACAGCTTCATCCCGCTGGGTAAGGGCGCAACGCTGACCTTGCCGAGCCGCGACACGATCGTGGCGGCGGCAAAAGCGTTGGTGGAGCAACCACTAGCCCTCTCCCCAAAGGGGAGAGGGAGATGA